In Spirochaetota bacterium, a single genomic region encodes these proteins:
- the trxB gene encoding thioredoxin-disulfide reductase: MKELIIIGAGPAGMAASIYAVRAGLDTLVLEKISPGGQVMLTYEIENYPGFVEPVEGWQLASNMEQQARRLGVTIESKDVESVKKINDIFEITTTDGSSLQARAVIAATGASLRRLGVPGESEFTGRGVSYCATCDAAFFKDMVTAVVGGGNTALEEALYLTRFASKVYLIHRRDEFRGQKILQDRVKANPKIELILDTVVTQINGDEKVKTITLLNKKNNKQSELTVDGLFIFIGFTPNTAYLPKEILNEAGQVKVDMQMRTPVSGLFAAGDLREGSYRQVLMAAADGATASISAYEYITHKQW, from the coding sequence ATGAAAGAACTTATCATAATAGGTGCAGGACCTGCAGGTATGGCAGCATCGATCTATGCTGTGCGTGCAGGGCTTGATACGCTGGTGCTGGAAAAGATTTCTCCTGGGGGGCAGGTAATGCTGACCTATGAAATAGAAAATTATCCCGGATTTGTTGAGCCTGTTGAAGGGTGGCAGCTTGCAAGCAATATGGAGCAGCAGGCGCGCCGCCTTGGAGTAACTATTGAAAGCAAGGATGTGGAGTCTGTCAAAAAAATTAATGATATATTTGAGATTACTACAACCGATGGCAGCAGCTTGCAGGCGCGCGCAGTGATTGCTGCAACAGGTGCTTCTTTAAGGCGCTTGGGTGTGCCGGGTGAGTCTGAGTTTACCGGCAGGGGTGTGTCGTATTGTGCCACCTGTGATGCTGCATTTTTCAAGGATATGGTGACGGCAGTGGTGGGTGGTGGCAACACAGCGCTTGAAGAGGCATTGTATTTAACACGGTTTGCATCAAAGGTGTATCTTATTCACCGGCGTGATGAATTCAGAGGGCAAAAGATTTTGCAGGATAGAGTAAAAGCAAATCCAAAGATTGAGCTTATTCTTGATACCGTGGTCACGCAGATCAATGGTGATGAAAAAGTAAAGACCATTACTCTTTTGAATAAAAAAAATAACAAACAGTCTGAACTTACTGTTGATGGTCTGTTTATATTTATTGGCTTTACACCAAATACAGCATACCTGCCAAAAGAAATCTTGAATGAAGCCGGTCAAGTTAAGGTTGATATGCAGATGCGAACACCAGTTAGCGGCCTTTTTGCAGCAGGTGACTTGCGTGAAGGTTCATATCGGCAAGTGCTTATGGCAGCAGCCGATGGCGCAACTGCATCAATCAGTGCGTATGAATATATTACACATAAGCAATGGTGA
- a CDS encoding type II toxin-antitoxin system VapC family toxin: MAIKVFDTNAIIYLSKGLLDIDSVIDDTADYAISVITYMEVLGYDFSSIAEEKFVRKLLSYFRIIYIDKEICNTVIRLRKKYKIKLPDAIICATTIVFNATLVTNDFRLKSIKNLKLQLLNI; this comes from the coding sequence ATGGCTATAAAAGTATTTGATACTAATGCAATAATCTACTTATCAAAAGGATTACTAGATATTGATAGTGTCATTGACGATACAGCAGATTATGCAATTTCAGTTATAACATATATGGAAGTTCTTGGATACGATTTTTCTTCAATTGCTGAAGAGAAATTTGTAAGGAAGCTATTGTCATATTTTCGCATTATATATATTGACAAAGAAATTTGTAATACTGTTATTAGATTGCGAAAGAAATACAAAATAAAATTACCCGATGCAATAATATGTGCAACAACTATTGTTTTTAATGCAACTTTGGTAACAAACGACTTCAGATTAAAATCAATAAAAAATTTAAAATTACAGTTACTGAATATATAA